The nucleotide window GAGTCGGAGTCGGGGTATCTGGAGTACCTGCGGGATGCGCGGCGAGGGATCGAGCTCTGCTCCTGGGGTTGCCGGGACTGGTCAGCCCCTTATGATGGTGAGAACCCATCCCCAAACACAGCACCtgctcctccaccccctcccacaGCCACACCCAGCCTCAACCTTGTACCAGAGCACTTTTCCCTGCAGGCAGGCGGGGCTGCCCCTGGGGGTGTGGTTGATGGGGAGGCGGGGCCCCGGCAGAGGAGAGCAGAGTGGAGCAGCTCCGACAGGGACAGTGGTGAATGGGACGTCACCATCAGCAAGAACTGCATCAGCCTGACACCCCGCAGCAAGAAACGTAGCCTGCAGAGGGAGGAGCTGCCACTCAACACCACCCCCCTCCATCTTCCTCCCTCACCCTCATCATCCTCACCCTCTCCAGGTGCTTCAAGAACTTCATCAGTGCCAGCCTCTTTGTCCTATGCAGGACCTAATCTGTCCTCCTCGTCCCCACACCAGACCCTTTTTAATGGCACTGGTCAGGGTGATGGGTGCTCAGTGAGCTCAGATGGAGGTATGGAGGTTAAGAAGGTCAAAAGGGACTGTTCTGCTGGAAGTTTGAGTCAGAACGGTACGATGGAACATCACACATCAAAGCTGCTGGGAAGTAGAGAACCATTCTGTGGAATTGGAGGCATGAAGCAGGTCACCACTCAGCCTCGACCTTCTGAACAGGAATGTAACTCCAGTGATGGGATGAATACCATTCGACCCTCAGGTTCATCTGAGGTCTCCGTGTCAAACCAGGGACTGGAGTCGGTGGAGAGTCTGATCGAGGAGCTTCTGGAACGTGCGCCAGCCGCGGCACCACAGCCTGGAGAGTCTAATGGACAGGGCATCAGCATAGAGGCCTTCCACCAGGAGCTCAGGGAACTTGAGGAGCGTGTAAGGGAGCGTAAGCGGATGCCCCATGCCCTGGAGGAGATCAGCCAAGAAGCTCCTGTTCCAGCTCACATAGATGAAGAACTTGTACCACAATCATCCCTGGAGGCTGAGGTCGGAGGCGGTGAACACAAGGCCGAGAATTCTGCCATGTTTAGTCCAGGGAGACTTTTGGGACAGCCACTCCCCCAGCCATACACTGGTGAGTGCTATAATAACCAGAACTAatgaaaactatgaaaaaaaagataataacaGAATATGCCTGTTGTCTGCAGGACCATTCATAATGGTGGTGTTTGCTAAGCTGGAGAACATGCTGCAGAACTCCCTGTATGTGAACATTCTGCTGACCGGAATTGTGTCCCAGCTTGCCTGCTACCCCCAACCCCTCCTCAGGTCTTTCCTCCTCAACACCAACATGGTCTTCCAGCCCAGCGTCAAATCTCTCATCCAGGTACCAATGATCAAATAAGACACCAAATTACATCTAATGATCCCTTAAACAATTGCAAGACTTTCTTGTTGATGTGCACATGAGCTAATGAAGGTCAAGACTTATAATGCACCAACATGATGTGTCTGTGATGAAACAGACTGAAGTTTTAAAAATTAAAGTTGCCTGACTGACATTTGAATTATCATTTTAGCAAGCTTTAATCTTAAGAATTAATCAGGCTCAATCAATCTTAATTCAATGCAACATGCAGTTAATTATCATTTAGATAAAATAGATATTTTCATCtcattatatttaattaattgatttataACTTGACTAATTACTATGGTGCCTGTTCTGAAAACAGGCTCAGGGTCTTATCTGCATCCTTTCCAAATTTGTGGATGGGTTGATATTTGAGTTTATAAACCCGGTGCTTGTTGGTGGCAGGAAACCAGGGTGAATCTGAGCCTTGGATAATGACCCACAACGTTAATTAGCCCTGTCATTTGTCACTTCGCTCCTCACCCTCGCTCAGGTGCTGGGAACGGTGAAGAACCGGATTGAGGTTTTTGCTGCCATGCATGAGGACTTCCCTGCCATGCTGAGGAAGGCTCGCCGGTACCTGCTGGCCCGTGGAAAACTGGACTGGGCCGACTCGCCTACCGCAGTGCCCAACCTGCGCCGCTCAGACTCTATGGGTGAGGGAGGGGATAAGAGGCATAAATAATGGACCTGTTTACTCTTAATGACTGGCGAACATCAGGATTTGTGAACACCTACATGGTGCCCTTTGAAATCGTTTAGTTCATGATTTCTAAGGCAGTTTTTAAAATTCTCACTGTGCAATTCTGTCTCCTCCCACAGTGAAGAGTCGAAAGCCGTCGCTGGGAGACCTGATCCTGCGCCACACTAACAGCCCCACGCGAGCGCGTCAGGCCGCCCAAATGGCCCTGGCTCATGTACGTGATGGTGGCCAGTCCATCCAAAGCGCCCTGTTTCGCAGCGTGACTGGTTTCGGAGGAGCCACCAGCCTGGAACGGCAGGCGGAGGCACTACGGGTGAAAAATGCTGTGTACAGTGCGGTCATCTTCTCAGAGTTCCTGAAGGAGCTGGCAGCCCTGGCACAGGAGCACGCAGTGGCCATGCCCTTTCCCTGCAGCCAGGGGGCAGAAGAATGACTGCCCGCTCTGCAGTTCCAACTGCAACCACTTGAGGTCAGCACTgtgttttaaaacagaaactcaCAGGAATTAAGGGAGTTTATTACATCTCATGTGGACTGAAATTCTCTAATGTATGTTCAGGGCACAGAGGCTTGAGCACATTTTGTGTATGTAATTATCTATACATATGTAAAAACAAAAGGCCATATTTATATCTGTAATGAGTTTACTGCACATGGGGATTTTTGGGATAGCTGTATATACACTGGCCACCCTGCAGAGAAAGTCCTATGTCACCCTGTTCTGTTCAATGATAAAGAACGTTCAGAGGAAATAATTCAACATGAATCTAATCAGTAAAAGTTTGAATAGGACTGCAATCGTGTGAAAAGCTCTATGCTGAGGCCAAAGCCCTTCTCATCATCTCTCCCGGGAAACGCTgtcaggcattttttttttttttttttttttttttttttttttttttttttttttttaaacgtgcaCTGTGTCCAAACGTGAGTAGTTCGGGGAAGGGAGACAGGGTGGGGAGAAGTGGACTTTTACCTCCGGCCTCCATGACACGTGTTGCTGGGGGGAAGCAACTGGACACAGCATCTGCCCAGAAAATAAATTTGAAGACTCCGATaaagggtcttaaatttgatgaaagtagCCTTAACaaaggtctttttaaaaaaaaatttcatttagcttccttaaatctgcagaaaccctgatatatataaaatattttgtttgaaTTTACTTTTGTGTATTGTAGATCTTAAAAAATCAGCTGGTGTGCTTGTCAGTCTCAAATGTGGAGGAGTGGCAACTCCTGGCATATATCATTATTTTAACAAGAGCAGCCAATATTATAAATTGTCGTTTTTTAGCACATAGTGAGTTAGAAAGTAGGGACTTTGAGTTGCCATTTTCCATAAGTCTTTCAGTCCTGGATGAtctgcactttattttaattttttttatgtgtaatgctaaatatttttttccccccaccctcaaattttgtgaaaaaatacTCTATCCCTATTTGTCTCACATGACACATACTAGGTTTTAGGTTCGGTTacttttctttgtatttttgtttaagAACAAGCATATTTTtccttctgtctgtttttggtAAATGAGTCACATCTTAAATCCATGGTGATTGAGTTAAAGGACATGGAATTAAGCCactttttctgccatttgttaTCACTGGCTTTTAAATAGCGGTAACAGGATCACACATAGTGGCAGTGTTCATTTTGTCAGCAAGTTCTGTGGAATAAAAATGTGgttacattaacaaaatgttgtccTAACATTTACCTATTTTCACTTACATCACAGATTCAACATAAATAACTATTCAATTATTTTAGACTTCAGCACATCAGTGCATTAATACTTATATGTAGAATTATTGTAAAAAGAGCTTAactgttattattaattttaaaggaAATGCTATAGAATATGAGTCATCAGAATTTGTCAAAATTAACACTGCCTGCTAATGTTTTATGAGGTAGGATGCTGCAATATCGGCCgtgccagtgttttttttttcttcttctgttagGTTAATTCATTGAGTTGCCACTTCACAGTGTTTGgcttttgttctgtttgttttgccAATACAACACTTTTGACACTTTAAGCTGTTTTGTGGGTGGATCCAGTATATGGGGAGCTGGTGATCATGCCCTTCGATGTGCTGAAGAAATTAGCACAGCATCCCCACAGTGTGcttgtaattgtaataatttataattattattcatgtaattttctttctcattttaaaCAGCTCTGCCTATTGTTCCTTTTGGCATTTTTGGAATCCCTCCATCAGTATATTCAAAGCCATAAATAACATACCTCAGGGTTGTCCTGTTCCTTTCCTAACATGTCAGAGTGTGGCTTAATGTCTGAAATAGACTCTGGCTAATGGGCATCCGCCATGAGGGGAAAAATAGCtttaataggaaaaaaaaaattggccagAGAAATTGGAAGTAGTGAATGGATCCACCAGTCACTCCACATCTGACTGGCTTCTGACAAGCTGAAGGCCTACCTTTCGGGTTTTATCTGCTAGATTTTTTTGTGCCAACCATTGCAGCCCTCGTGTCATTTGAGTTTATAGTCTCATTAAATTACCTTGTGGAATGGTACAATAGGAGAAAAAATTGCTTTGTTTTCTAGACTCATGCCCTCACTCCATGTAGACCAGGAGTCACTTTTGTATTAAGCCTTTAAATTTCCTTCCTGTACTCTGAAAAGCTCCCAAAGAAGAAGTGTTGCTCCAAAAAAAGTGAATACAGTAAAGGGTGCTTTTTAAACTTCTTTATAGCTGTAACATATTGGTTTGGTTATTGCCATTGGTTCAAAATATATGTTTGcatgtcattttttccccctccatatcttttctttttaataccAAG belongs to Denticeps clupeoides chromosome 9, fDenClu1.1, whole genome shotgun sequence and includes:
- the fhip1b gene encoding FHF complex subunit HOOK-interacting protein 1B, with product MSWLSRLAQRGPSARSGRSSTPSGPCTADPETCLMVFENHWRQVSWVLDQRDSGSSGADDLTAVRNHTDQMLCLLAEERLPGVDADAPPSGGLCSSSNPTGPILQLVVSEKILERLVEWHIRRGLDPDSQASLLKLFEMLIGQSHQPLLQHAAVLQPLLRLLGTCTDPQLGCPPTLEAILVLLLNQVCVCMSREPEVLELIFRVTPTPQGPTNLLLFSLLVPFIHRHGAIGQQARDALLLVMATSASNHAVAQYIVENSYFCPVLATGLSALYSSLPRKIEVRGDDWHALRREDWMGVSSLVLFMNSLEFCNAVIQVAHPLVRSQLVDYVHNGFLVPVMGPALHKSSIDEMIASTAYLDLFLRSVTEKPLLRTFLRFILLHRHDNDTILDTLLTRISSNSRLCMVSLSLFKTLLYLNCEDFMLQLILRYLLPCTHVMLSQRRAVKETDMYGKSADKFLSLIPECCHAASSAERDEEPGVWGKVVGSPSSESPVHPKPSTPSRLALFIRQQSTGGSSSSPSPVDPTPSSPRGSSGNPLSPDSPLRQVPDASESESGYLEYLRDARRGIELCSWGCRDWSAPYDGENPSPNTAPAPPPPPTATPSLNLVPEHFSLQAGGAAPGGVVDGEAGPRQRRAEWSSSDRDSGEWDVTISKNCISLTPRSKKRSLQREELPLNTTPLHLPPSPSSSSPSPGASRTSSVPASLSYAGPNLSSSSPHQTLFNGTGQGDGCSVSSDGGMEVKKVKRDCSAGSLSQNGTMEHHTSKLLGSREPFCGIGGMKQVTTQPRPSEQECNSSDGMNTIRPSGSSEVSVSNQGLESVESLIEELLERAPAAAPQPGESNGQGISIEAFHQELRELEERVRERKRMPHALEEISQEAPVPAHIDEELVPQSSLEAEVGGGEHKAENSAMFSPGRLLGQPLPQPYTGPFIMVVFAKLENMLQNSLYVNILLTGIVSQLACYPQPLLRSFLLNTNMVFQPSVKSLIQVLGTVKNRIEVFAAMHEDFPAMLRKARRYLLARGKLDWADSPTAVPNLRRSDSMVKSRKPSLGDLILRHTNSPTRARQAAQMALAHVRDGGQSIQSALFRSVTGFGGATSLERQAEALRVKNAVYSAVIFSEFLKELAALAQEHAVAMPFPCSQGAEE